AATCAGCTTGCGGGCTGTATAGTTGGAATTGACCAGCGTGCCGTTTCCGGTTTCCACGACAAGCGTCACGCCCTCAGCTCTTGCCAGTTCAACCGCCGGCGCGATCAGCGGCGGCATCGAGTCCCATACCCCATGCGCTACGTTCCACTTCTCGGCGCCGTTTTTTCCCCACAGTATCTGCTCTTTTCGTTGGGTCATGATCCGAACCAGCGGAGACCCAACAACATGCGCCATGTCGATTACGCGTTTCAAGGCGTCCATATGCCGAGTGTGGAGGTCGTCGCCGGGCCTATTGGCAGCTGTCATCCCCGCAAAGATATGGCGCGACAGACATGACACAGGCTTGCCCCGGTCGCGCAAAAGCGCGTCGATCTCGGCAATTTGCTGCGGGGAATGATCCCCGACCTCCGCATCGCCAACGAATTGAAGCTCTGCATAGTCCAGACCGAATTCGTCCATCACGTCAACGGCATGCAGCAAATCGCGGGAAATGCCGTCGCAAATCACACCTAGTTTCATGTCCGGTCCCCTCAGCGATGCAATTCTGCGTCAACGATTTCTTCGATGACGCGAGTACACACCCAGTTGTCACCATTCGGGTATTTGGTTTTTCCTGCGTGAAAGATCTGCATAGCGGATGATGCTGTGTGCATTGGAACGCCCAACGCACCGGCCAGTGCCAGCGAGATCGTCAGGTCCTTGTGCATGGTTGCGATATGGCTGCCGGTGGCCTCGAACTTGCGATCAATGATGTTTTCAAGGGCGGAATTCACGACGCCGCACCCCGCGCTGGATGAGGAGAACACATCAAGTAATGCCTGACCGCTGACACCGGCTTTGGCCGCCAGGGCTGCAGCCTCGAATGTGGCGGAAAAGATCGATCCGATCAGGGATTGCAGGCAGGCTTTCACGGTTTGC
The Ruegeria sp. SCSIO 43209 genome window above contains:
- a CDS encoding sugar phosphate isomerase/epimerase, with product MKLGVICDGISRDLLHAVDVMDEFGLDYAELQFVGDAEVGDHSPQQIAEIDALLRDRGKPVSCLSRHIFAGMTAANRPGDDLHTRHMDALKRVIDMAHVVGSPLVRIMTQRKEQILWGKNGAEKWNVAHGVWDSMPPLIAPAVELARAEGVTLVVETGNGTLVNSNYTARKLIDELDAKDSLKVLWDPGNNCWCHELAYPDGYEELRGGYLGHIHIKDVKVDTPRATLEVRRMGEGQLAPLFQPIADALRSDGYDGVISFESVYHPGNGNFEDGFRLCVDQFKSLFA